A stretch of the Plodia interpunctella isolate USDA-ARS_2022_Savannah chromosome Z, ilPloInte3.2, whole genome shotgun sequence genome encodes the following:
- the LOC128682791 gene encoding ATP-binding cassette sub-family F member 2, with product MPSDAKKRAQQKKKEQASNRNKKTVARVTNDENGDSATNGTVKEDRELTAEEALCLKLEEEAKMNSEARSCTGSLAVHPRSRDIKIANFSITFYGSELLQDTLLELNCGRRYGLVGLNGCGKSSLLAALGRREVPIPEHIDIFHLTREMPASDKTALQCVMEVDEERIKLEKLAEELAHCEDDDAQEQLMDVYERLDDLSADTAEARAANILHGLGFTKAMQQKATKDFSGGWRMRIALARALYVKPHLLLLDEPTNHLDLDACVWLEEELKHYKRILVLISHSQDFLNGVCTNIVHMSKRRLKYYTGNYEAFVKTRCELLENQMKQYNWEQDQIAHMKNYIARFGHGSAKLARQAQSKEKTLAKMIAQGLTEKVIDDKTLNFYFPSCGKVPPPVIMVQNVSFRYSDNGPWIYKNLEFGIDLDTRLALVGPNGAGKSTLLKLLYGDLVPSTGMIRKNSHLRIGRYHQHLHELLDLDLSPLDYMMKEFPEVREREEMRKIIGRYGLTGRQQVCPMRQLSDGQRCRVVFAWLAWQTPHLLLLDEPTNHLDMETIDALADAVNEFDGGMVLVSHDFRLINQVAEEIWICENGTVTKWEGGILKYKDHLKSKILKDNADNAARMRK from the exons ATGCCGTCGGACGCGAAGAAAAGGGCACAACAGAAGAAGAAGGAACAAGCTAGtaacagaaacaaaaaaacCGTGGCGAGGGTTACCAACGACGAGAATGGCGACTCCGCGACCAACGGTACCGTCAAGGAAGACCGAGAGTTGACCGCTGAAG agGCGCTATGTCTCAAGTTGGAAGAGGAAGCGAAGATGAACTCCGAAGCGCGGTCATGCACCGGATCGCTGGCTGTCCACCCGCGGTCCCGAGACATCAAGATAGCCAACTTCTCCATTACCTTCTACGGTAGTGAACTGCTGCAGGACACGCTACTCGAGCTCAACTGCGGGAGACGATATGGCTTGGTCGGTCTTAATGGCTGTG GGAAGTCCTCACTACTAGCTGCCCTGGGCCGCCGTGAGGTCCCGATTCCGGAGCACATCGACATTTTCCACTTGACCAGGGAAATGCCTGCCTCAGACAAGACTGCTTTGCAATGCGTGATGGAGGTCGACGAGGAAAGAATTAAGTTAGAGAAACTCGCTGAGGAACTGGCGCATTGCGAAGATGACG ATGCCCAGGAGCAACTAATGGATGTCTACGAGCGTTTGGACGACCTCAGCGCTGACACGGCGGAGGCGCGCGCTGCCAACATTCTTCACGGTCTAGGCTTCACTAAGGCTATGCAACAGAAAGCCACCAAAGATTTCTCTGGAG GTTGGCGGATGCGTATCGCGTTAGCTCGCGCGTTGTACGTGAAACCTCATTTATTACTTCTGGACGAGCCGACTAACCATCTGGATCTAGACGCCTGCGTGTGGCTTGAAGAGGAACTCAAACA CTATAAAAGGATCCTAGTGCTAATATCACACTCTCAGGACTTTTTGAACGGCGTGTGCACGAACATAGTTCACATGAGTAAGCGCCGGCTCAAGTACTACACGGGGAACTACGAGGCGTTTGTCAAGACCCGCTGCGAATTACTGGAGAATCAAATGAAGCAGTACAATTGGGAACAAGACCAAATTGCTCATATGAAG AATTACATAGCAAGATTTGGTCACGGCTCAGCCAAATTAGCTCGACAGGCTCAGTCCAAAGAGAAGACTCTAGCCAAAATGATCGCCCAAGGCCTCACAGAAAAGGTCATCGACGACAAGACCCTCAATTTCTACTTCCCATCGTGTGGAAAAGTACCACCGCCCGTTATTATGGTCCAG aatgtGTCATTCAGGTATTCAGACAACGGCCCCTGGATCTACAAGAATCTAGAATTCGGTATTGATCTAGACACAAGGTTAGCCTTAGTGGGACCGAATGGTGCGGGCAAATCCACTTTGCTGAAGCTACTCTATGGGGAT TTGGTGCCGTCAACCGGTATGATCCGCAAGAACTCCCATCTCCGCATCGGGCGGTACCACCAACACTTACACGAATTGCTGGACCTAGACCTCTCCCCGCTCGACTACATGATGAAGGAGTTCCCCGAAGTGCGAGAGAGAGAGGAGATGAGGAAGATCATCGGCAGATACGGCCTCACTGGACGACAACAA GTATGTCCAATGCGTCAGTTGTCCGACGGGCAGCGTTGCCGCGTGGTGTTCGCGTGGCTGGCGTGGCAAACCCCGCACCTTCTGCTACTGGACGAGCCTACTAACCACTTGGATATGGAGACCATCGACGCCTTAGCCGACGCCGTCAACGAGTTCGACGGCGGCATGGTCCTCGTCAGCCACGACTTCAGGCTTATTAACCAG GTCGCAGAAGAAATCTGGATTTGCGAGAATGGGACCGTCACAAAATGGGAGGGAGGCATCCTTAAGTACAAGGACCACCTTAAGTCCAAGATCCTTAAGGACAACGCGGACAACGCAGCCAGGATGCGAAAATAG
- the LOC128682792 gene encoding ADP,ATP carrier protein-like translates to MGDKKKDGEKKGPETSAFVKDFIAGGVSAAVSKTAVAPIERVKLILQVQHVSKQISADQRYKGIVDAFIRIPKEQGIGSFWRGNLANVIRYFPTQALNFAFKDVYKGVFLEGVNKNTQFWRYFAGNLASGGAAGATSLCFVYPLDFARTRLAADVGKGKEKEFNGLIHCLTKTLASDGPMGLYRGFLVSVQGIIIYRATYFGFYDTARGMLPDPKNTPLLITWLIAQSVTTLAGITSYPLDTVRRRMMMQSGRPVNERLYKSTAHCWAVILKTEGPGAFFKGAFSNVLRGTGGAFVLVLYDEIKKVL, encoded by the exons ATGGGTGATAAGAAGAAGGACGGAGAGAAGAAAGGGCCGGAGACGTCAGCATTCGTGAAGGATTTCATAGCTGGTGGTGTGTCTGCGGCTGTGTCAAAGACTGCAGTGGCTCCTATCGAGCGGGTTAAGTTGATTCTTCAGGTGCAACATGTCAGCAAACAGATTTCGGCTGACCAACGGTATAAAG GTATCGTGGACGCCTTCATCCGTATCCCAAAGGAACAGGGCATAGGGTCGTTCTGGCGAGGGAACCTGGCCAACGTGATCAGATACTTCCCAACACAGGCCCTCAACTTTGCGTTTAAAGATGTGTACAAGGGTGTGTTTCTGGAAGGcgtaaacaaaaacacacaGTTTTGGAGATACTTCGCTGGTAACTTGGCGTCGGGAGGGGCTGCCGGAGCCACCTCGCTGTGCTTCGTCTATCCTTTGGACTTTGCTAGAACCAG ATTAGCGGCTGACGTGGGTAAAGGTAAAGAGAAAGAGTTTAACGGCTTGATACATTGCCTAACGAAGACATTGGCGTCTGATGGTCCAATGGGTCTGTACCGTGGTTTCCTGGTGTCGGTCCAGGGTATAATTATCTACCGCGCGACGTATTTTGGCTTCTACGACACGGCGCGGGGCATGTTGCCCGACCCCAAGAATACTCCGCTATTGATCACTTGGCTTATTGCTCAG TCCGTGACGACTCTGGCCGGTATAACATCGTATCCTCTGGACACGGTGCGTCGACGCATGATGATGCAGTCGGGGCGACCAGTCAATGAGCGCCTGTACAAGAGCACAGCCCACTGCTGGGCTGTGATACTCAAAACCGAGGGCCCTGGGGCCTTCTTCAAAGGGGCCTTCTCGAACGTGCTCAGGGGAACCGGAGGCGCGTTCGTGCTAGTTTTATACGACGAAATCAAGAAAGTTCTTTGA